One stretch of Halobaculum marinum DNA includes these proteins:
- a CDS encoding DUF502 domain-containing protein, which yields MSTWKRDFASGLVVVTPVLVILFVANWLYNLLSTLPFIPTIEPPEGGVVAPGTPFSFVNDYLVTVYGFAEVIIALVTFVLLVFSAGYLMRTTSGRLAEGLLDNAINRVPGLRVIYNASKLAVETALTGTEDLQTPVKLEPWQGMRMTAFKTGQTTSDGREVVFMPTAPNITTGFVMEVDPGDFEETDEKVEEALTRILSAGFGDGNEEPVRPDRPAPSEVPGDADDD from the coding sequence ATGTCCACGTGGAAGCGCGACTTCGCGAGCGGGCTCGTCGTCGTCACTCCCGTCCTCGTCATCCTCTTCGTCGCCAACTGGCTGTACAACCTCCTGTCGACGCTGCCGTTCATCCCCACGATCGAACCGCCGGAGGGTGGCGTCGTCGCACCAGGAACGCCGTTCTCGTTCGTCAACGACTACCTCGTCACGGTGTACGGCTTCGCGGAGGTGATCATCGCGCTGGTCACCTTCGTGTTGCTCGTCTTCTCGGCGGGGTACCTCATGCGGACGACCTCCGGGCGACTCGCCGAGGGACTGCTCGACAACGCGATCAACCGCGTTCCCGGCCTCCGGGTCATCTACAACGCGTCGAAGTTGGCCGTCGAGACGGCACTCACCGGCACCGAGGACCTCCAGACGCCTGTGAAGTTGGAGCCGTGGCAGGGGATGCGGATGACGGCGTTCAAGACCGGCCAGACGACCAGCGACGGGCGCGAGGTCGTATTCATGCCGACCGCCCCGAACATCACCACCGGGTTCGTGATGGAGGTGGACCCCGGCGACTTCGAGGAGACCGACGAGAAGGTGGAGGAGGCGCTCACCCGCATCCTCTCGGCTGGCTTCGGCGACGGCAACGAAGAGCCCGTCCGCCCGGACCGCCCCGCGCCGAGCGAGGTCCCCGGCGACGCCGACGACGACTGA
- a CDS encoding PaaI family thioesterase codes for MDDDTHIDADHVDILQTFIESHGFLSWLDLTVEELERGRIVMSVPYDEKLVNPGSPVGSIHGGIAATLVDTASGFALRSTFDDPTTGSLATTDLNVTYLRPATNDLRVEAEVLRTGGSMGYTDTLVSSVAPDGEEKDVAVGRTSYRLFHDSE; via the coding sequence ATGGACGACGACACCCACATCGACGCCGACCACGTCGACATCCTCCAGACGTTCATCGAGAGCCACGGCTTCCTCTCGTGGCTCGACCTCACCGTCGAGGAGTTGGAGCGCGGTCGCATCGTCATGTCCGTCCCGTACGACGAGAAACTCGTCAACCCAGGCTCGCCCGTCGGCTCCATCCACGGCGGCATCGCGGCGACGCTCGTCGACACCGCCTCCGGGTTCGCCCTCCGGTCGACGTTCGACGACCCGACGACCGGGTCGCTGGCGACGACGGACCTCAACGTCACGTACCTCCGCCCGGCGACGAACGACCTCCGCGTCGAAGCGGAGGTGCTCCGTACGGGCGGGTCGATGGGCTACACCGACACGCTCGTCTCCAGCGTCGCCCCCGACGGCGAGGAGAAGGACGTCGCCGTCGGTCGCACCTCTTACCGGCTGTTCCACGACTCCGAGTAG
- a CDS encoding DUF7536 family protein, whose protein sequence is MSEEHVDAGETEPRDGAVDPAERRPDRPPIAGLLETLSVKRNVGVGVGVGVALAVVVYLVRALELLGPVGGTRAYPVLGADGYFLLLAVVLASATTLFVASVLTVASAVRALRAVDE, encoded by the coding sequence GTGAGCGAGGAGCACGTCGACGCCGGTGAGACCGAGCCACGAGACGGGGCCGTCGACCCCGCCGAGCGACGGCCCGACCGACCGCCGATTGCCGGATTGCTGGAGACGCTGTCGGTCAAGCGCAACGTCGGCGTGGGCGTCGGCGTCGGCGTCGCGCTCGCGGTCGTGGTGTACCTCGTCCGGGCGCTCGAACTGCTGGGGCCGGTCGGCGGCACGCGCGCGTATCCGGTGTTGGGCGCGGACGGCTACTTCCTGCTGCTGGCGGTCGTGCTGGCGTCCGCCACCACCCTGTTCGTCGCCTCCGTCCTCACGGTCGCGTCGGCTGTGCGGGCGCTGCGGGCCGTCGACGAGTAG
- a CDS encoding FAD-dependent oxidoreductase, which produces MDATVAVRSVAEVGPDTVAVTLDSPAAFDGKPGQFVRLTATVDGTEESRFYTISSADTDGSYETTVGLDGGEFSRYLADLTAGDEIEMSGPFGDDYYEGEARAVVLAGGPGVGPAVAIAEAALDAGNEAAVVYLDDEPAHTERLDTLADRGASVVVTDGDIDGAVADAVTGVDGEQAFVYGFADFVDTALAALESAGYADEAKVENFG; this is translated from the coding sequence ATGGACGCAACAGTCGCAGTGCGGTCGGTCGCGGAGGTCGGTCCGGACACCGTCGCGGTGACGCTCGACTCGCCGGCGGCGTTCGACGGGAAGCCCGGACAGTTCGTCCGCCTCACGGCGACGGTCGACGGCACAGAGGAGTCGCGCTTCTACACCATCTCCTCGGCGGACACGGACGGGAGCTACGAGACGACCGTCGGACTGGACGGCGGCGAGTTCTCGCGATACCTCGCGGACCTGACCGCGGGCGACGAAATCGAGATGAGCGGCCCGTTCGGCGACGACTACTACGAAGGCGAGGCGCGGGCGGTCGTCCTCGCGGGCGGTCCCGGCGTCGGCCCCGCCGTCGCCATCGCGGAGGCGGCGCTGGACGCGGGCAACGAGGCGGCGGTCGTGTACCTCGACGACGAACCGGCCCACACCGAGCGCCTCGACACGCTCGCCGACCGCGGCGCGAGCGTCGTCGTCACCGACGGCGACATCGACGGCGCCGTCGCGGACGCGGTCACGGGGGTCGACGGCGAGCAGGCGTTCGTGTACGGCTTCGCCGACTTCGTCGACACCGCACTCGCGGCGCTGGAGTCCGCCGGCTACGCAGACGAGGCGAAAGTCGAGAACTTCGGATAG
- a CDS encoding proline dehydrogenase family protein, producing MIPPIASRFVAGETPATAFDHVRAANEDGVKVILNLLGEHYDDPGPAASDADTYVDIVRDIGNTDLDACVSVKPSQLGIDLGDDVFRENFRRVVEAGDEHGVFVWCDMEDHETTDVTLDAFEALAREFEGGVGLCVQANLRRTREDLDRLVDVPGKIRLVKGAYDEPASIAYTDKADVNEAYREDLEFLFKERDDGIAVGSHDPKMVSLAAELSAEYGADYEVQMLMGVREDEQRRLAAEGVEVWQYAPYGDKWFSYFYRRIRERKENALFALRAIAGV from the coding sequence ATGATCCCACCCATCGCGAGCCGATTCGTCGCGGGGGAGACGCCGGCAACGGCGTTCGACCACGTCCGCGCGGCGAACGAGGACGGCGTGAAGGTGATCCTCAACCTCCTCGGCGAGCACTACGACGACCCCGGCCCCGCCGCCAGCGACGCGGACACGTACGTCGACATCGTCCGCGACATCGGCAACACCGACCTCGACGCGTGCGTCTCGGTGAAGCCCTCCCAACTCGGCATCGACCTCGGTGACGACGTGTTCCGCGAGAACTTCCGCCGTGTCGTCGAGGCCGGCGACGAGCACGGCGTGTTCGTCTGGTGCGACATGGAAGACCACGAGACGACCGACGTGACGCTGGACGCCTTCGAGGCGTTGGCTCGCGAGTTCGAAGGTGGGGTCGGGCTGTGCGTGCAGGCGAACCTCCGGCGCACGCGCGAAGACCTCGACCGCCTCGTCGACGTGCCCGGCAAGATCCGGCTCGTGAAGGGTGCCTACGACGAGCCGGCGTCCATCGCCTACACCGACAAGGCCGACGTGAACGAGGCGTACCGCGAGGACCTGGAGTTCCTGTTCAAAGAGCGCGACGACGGTATCGCCGTCGGGAGCCACGACCCGAAGATGGTGTCGCTGGCAGCCGAGTTGTCGGCGGAGTACGGCGCCGACTACGAGGTGCAGATGCTGATGGGGGTTCGTGAAGACGAACAGCGGCGCCTCGCCGCCGAGGGCGTCGAGGTGTGGCAGTACGCCCCCTACGGCGACAAGTGGTTCTCGTACTTCTACCGGCGCATCCGCGAGCGCAAGGAGAACGCCCTGTTCGCCTTGCGTGCGATCGCGGGGGTCTGA
- a CDS encoding alkaline phosphatase family protein, whose amino-acid sequence MGLFDRLRGDDDPRVAFVGIDGVPHSLLEDHPDRFPNFAALAEEGSAGAIDSIVPPESSACWPALTTGVNPGETGVYGFQDREVGSYDTYVPMGRDVQATRLWDRVAENGRDATVLNVPVTFPPQRNVQRMVSGFLSPSVDKAAQPDELREYLESIDYRIDTNAKLGHKDDKSEFLDVCHETIDKRMQAFEHYIEQDDWDLFFGVFMTTDRVNHFLFEDYARDGEYYEEFMEFYEKVDDYVGRIREMLPEDVTLVVASDHGFTVQDWEVDINQWLENEGWLTFEDDDHEELGDIADDARAYSLIPGRLYINLEGREPRGSVPQEDYDAVRDQLKAAIEAMEGPDGKPVAQRVVEKEEAFRGDHDTIAPDLVIIPSHGFDLKAKFKPGDTDDVFTTGPRNGMHSFENATLFVDDPDANITDADLYDIAPTILDLMDMEYARADFDGGCLI is encoded by the coding sequence ATGGGACTGTTCGATCGGCTACGTGGGGACGACGATCCCCGTGTCGCCTTCGTCGGTATCGACGGGGTTCCGCACTCGCTGCTGGAGGACCACCCGGACCGGTTCCCGAACTTCGCCGCCCTCGCCGAGGAGGGGTCGGCGGGCGCCATCGACTCCATCGTGCCGCCAGAGTCGTCCGCCTGCTGGCCCGCCCTCACCACCGGAGTCAACCCCGGTGAGACGGGCGTGTACGGGTTCCAGGACCGCGAAGTGGGAAGCTACGACACGTACGTCCCGATGGGGCGTGACGTGCAGGCGACCCGCCTGTGGGACCGCGTCGCCGAGAACGGACGCGACGCGACGGTGCTGAACGTCCCCGTGACGTTCCCGCCCCAGCGCAACGTCCAGCGCATGGTGTCTGGGTTCCTCTCCCCCAGCGTCGACAAGGCCGCGCAGCCCGACGAGTTGCGCGAGTACCTCGAGTCGATCGACTACCGGATCGACACGAACGCCAAACTCGGGCACAAAGACGACAAGTCGGAGTTCCTCGACGTCTGCCACGAGACCATCGACAAGCGCATGCAGGCGTTCGAGCATTACATCGAGCAGGACGACTGGGACCTGTTCTTCGGCGTGTTCATGACGACCGACCGGGTGAACCACTTCCTGTTCGAGGACTACGCCCGCGACGGCGAGTACTACGAGGAGTTCATGGAGTTCTACGAGAAGGTCGACGACTACGTCGGTCGGATCCGCGAGATGCTCCCGGAGGACGTGACGCTCGTCGTCGCCTCCGACCACGGCTTCACCGTCCAAGACTGGGAGGTCGACATCAACCAGTGGCTCGAGAACGAGGGGTGGCTCACCTTCGAGGACGACGACCACGAGGAACTGGGCGACATCGCCGACGACGCCCGGGCGTACTCACTCATCCCCGGTCGGCTGTACATCAACCTCGAGGGACGCGAACCGCGCGGGTCGGTCCCGCAGGAGGACTACGACGCGGTCCGTGACCAACTGAAAGCCGCCATCGAGGCGATGGAGGGCCCCGACGGCAAGCCCGTCGCACAGCGCGTCGTCGAGAAGGAGGAGGCGTTCCGCGGCGACCACGACACCATCGCGCCGGATCTGGTGATCATCCCGTCGCACGGCTTCGACCTGAAGGCGAAGTTCAAGCCGGGCGACACCGACGACGTGTTCACCACCGGCCCGCGCAACGGGATGCACAGCTTCGAGAACGCGACCCTGTTCGTCGACGACCCCGACGCGAACATCACCGACGCCGACCTGTACGACATCGCGCCTACCATCCTCGACCTGATGGACATGGAGTACGCCCGCGCCGACTTCGACGGCGGCTGTCTGATCTGA
- a CDS encoding potassium channel family protein — MHRDEPVEYEPVSVKAVLAEMKDTAELLIDLSFSAVLHGSPDLAAEVLALESRMDVLQLQARMSVMMAARSPEDVEELAPVLGMVGAAEKISDAAGDIAKIVLEEVGLPDAMRAALPEAVETLVRVPVAPDSRYVGRTLGGINMETETGVRVIAVRRDQATGKARWITNPDQETELRAGDTLILRGFEEGLREVYETASGDPYESPAAPDPPDADLERAVDSIVLMKNMSELAVDLAYGAVLFDSRGVAEEVSELEAEVDALKSRFEAWTLQAAARVDDPVSLRGLVHLASATEVISDAALEISEGVLRGLDAHPVVAEAVEESDEVIVRLVVAAGGDLAGSTLGEREVKTETGMRVIAVRRGGTDGADADDPDHAGGEEDGDGEWVVSPRASTRLRAGDVLIAKGTRAGAERLSVLAGAPEEFDLE, encoded by the coding sequence ATGCACCGCGACGAGCCCGTGGAGTACGAGCCAGTGAGCGTCAAGGCCGTGCTGGCCGAGATGAAAGACACCGCCGAACTGCTCATCGACCTGTCGTTCTCGGCGGTCCTCCACGGCAGCCCCGACCTCGCGGCGGAGGTGCTCGCGCTGGAGTCGCGGATGGACGTGCTCCAACTCCAGGCTCGGATGAGCGTGATGATGGCCGCGCGCTCGCCCGAAGACGTGGAGGAACTGGCCCCAGTGTTGGGGATGGTCGGAGCCGCTGAGAAGATCAGCGACGCCGCCGGCGACATCGCCAAGATCGTCCTGGAGGAGGTCGGCCTGCCCGACGCGATGCGGGCGGCACTCCCCGAGGCCGTCGAGACGCTGGTGCGCGTGCCGGTCGCCCCCGACTCCCGGTACGTGGGACGGACGCTCGGCGGCATCAACATGGAGACGGAGACTGGCGTGCGCGTCATCGCCGTCCGGCGGGACCAGGCAACCGGGAAGGCGCGGTGGATCACGAACCCGGACCAGGAGACGGAGTTGCGGGCCGGCGACACGCTGATCCTCCGCGGCTTCGAGGAGGGACTCCGAGAGGTGTACGAGACCGCCTCGGGTGACCCGTACGAGTCGCCGGCGGCGCCCGACCCGCCGGACGCGGATCTGGAGCGCGCGGTCGACTCCATCGTGTTGATGAAGAACATGAGCGAGTTGGCGGTCGACCTGGCGTACGGCGCGGTGCTGTTCGACAGCCGCGGCGTCGCCGAGGAGGTGTCGGAGTTGGAGGCGGAGGTGGACGCGCTGAAGTCCCGTTTCGAGGCGTGGACACTTCAGGCGGCGGCGCGCGTCGACGACCCCGTGAGCCTCCGCGGCCTCGTCCACCTCGCGTCGGCGACGGAAGTGATCAGCGACGCCGCCCTGGAGATCAGCGAGGGCGTGCTCCGCGGACTGGACGCCCACCCCGTCGTCGCGGAGGCGGTCGAGGAGTCCGACGAGGTGATCGTCAGACTCGTCGTCGCCGCCGGCGGCGACCTCGCCGGGTCGACACTCGGAGAACGCGAGGTGAAGACGGAGACGGGGATGCGCGTCATCGCCGTCCGGCGAGGTGGCACCGACGGCGCCGACGCGGACGACCCCGACCACGCGGGCGGGGAGGAAGACGGGGACGGCGAGTGGGTCGTGTCGCCGCGGGCGTCGACCCGACTACGCGCCGGCGACGTCCTCATCGCGAAGGGGACGCGCGCCGGTGCCGAGCGCCTGTCTGTGCTCGCGGGGGCGCCCGAGGAGTTCGACCTCGAGTGA
- the pyrE gene encoding orotate phosphoribosyltransferase, whose translation MSDTTGAGDADAELIAALRDAEAVLFGEFELSHGGTSDYYVDKYRFETDPTCLRLIADAYAERVGDAKLAGVALGAVPLVAATSVQTDSPYVIVRKAAKEYGTGNRIEGELDEGEEVVVLEDIATTGQSALDAVEALREAGATVEKVLVVVDREEGAEELLADHDIELESLLTATRLLEDR comes from the coding sequence ATGAGCGACACGACCGGTGCGGGCGACGCCGATGCCGAACTGATCGCGGCGCTGCGCGACGCCGAGGCCGTCCTGTTCGGGGAGTTCGAACTCTCCCACGGTGGCACCTCCGACTACTACGTCGACAAGTATCGCTTCGAGACGGACCCGACCTGCCTCCGCCTCATCGCCGACGCCTACGCCGAGCGCGTGGGCGACGCGAAGTTGGCGGGCGTCGCGCTCGGCGCCGTCCCGCTCGTGGCGGCCACGAGCGTCCAGACCGACTCGCCGTACGTCATCGTCCGCAAGGCCGCCAAGGAGTACGGCACGGGCAACCGCATCGAGGGCGAACTCGACGAGGGCGAGGAGGTCGTCGTCCTGGAGGACATCGCCACCACCGGCCAGTCCGCACTCGACGCCGTCGAAGCGCTGCGCGAGGCGGGTGCGACGGTGGAGAAGGTGCTCGTCGTCGTCGACCGCGAGGAGGGCGCCGAGGAACTGCTCGCCGACCACGACATCGAACTGGAGTCGCTCCTCACCGCGACACGACTGCTCGAGGACCGCTGA
- a CDS encoding MFS transporter, which yields MDEGDPTRTPADAEPDPFDAFRQVVALPRDVFVLSLAMFAFSLGFQATGRYLPQYLQVLGATSLAIGLYGSVGNLISAVFPYPGGALSDRLGSRTSLTLFGLASTVGFLVWWAADLFRDVTVGPTNLAVVLVFVGLFLSQAWKSFGLGATFAVVKQSVPPDRLASGFAATETFRRTAFLLGPLLAAAAVSAYAFTEGFRLVLLGAAVVGALATLAQYVLYDASNDSFGKSFAGVEAVLSDLRSLPDPLRPLLVADTLVRFANGMVYVFFVLVVVDAGVTASLPVVGTLSPEAYFGVLLGVEMAVALATMVPVARLTRRVGLKPVVALGFAVYAVFPAALITAPTDPAVYAALFAFSGLRFAGLPAHKALIVGPAEADAGGRVTGTYYLVRNVITIPSALAGGWLYGRDPTVAFGLATVVGLVGVVYFLARGRRFAAHAGAGAE from the coding sequence ATGGACGAAGGCGACCCGACGCGCACCCCCGCGGACGCGGAACCGGACCCGTTCGACGCCTTCCGGCAGGTGGTCGCACTCCCGCGCGACGTGTTCGTCCTCTCGCTCGCGATGTTCGCCTTCAGCCTCGGGTTCCAGGCCACCGGGCGGTACCTCCCGCAGTACCTCCAGGTGCTCGGCGCGACGAGTCTCGCAATCGGGTTGTACGGGAGCGTCGGCAACCTGATCTCGGCGGTGTTCCCGTACCCCGGTGGCGCGCTTTCGGATCGCCTCGGCTCGCGCACCTCGCTCACGCTGTTCGGTCTCGCCTCCACCGTCGGCTTCCTCGTGTGGTGGGCAGCCGACCTGTTCCGCGACGTGACCGTCGGGCCGACGAACCTCGCGGTCGTACTCGTGTTCGTCGGCTTGTTCCTGTCGCAAGCGTGGAAGTCGTTCGGTCTGGGGGCCACCTTCGCGGTCGTCAAGCAGTCTGTCCCCCCAGACCGCCTCGCCTCCGGGTTCGCCGCGACCGAGACGTTCCGGCGGACCGCCTTCCTGCTCGGCCCGCTCCTGGCCGCCGCCGCCGTCTCCGCGTACGCGTTCACCGAGGGGTTCCGGCTGGTCTTACTCGGCGCGGCGGTCGTCGGGGCACTCGCGACCCTCGCGCAGTACGTGCTGTACGACGCCTCCAACGACTCCTTCGGGAAGTCGTTCGCGGGCGTGGAGGCGGTGCTGTCGGACCTCCGCTCGCTCCCCGACCCGCTGCGACCACTGCTCGTCGCCGACACGCTCGTCCGGTTCGCCAACGGAATGGTGTACGTGTTCTTCGTGCTCGTCGTCGTCGACGCGGGCGTGACGGCCAGCCTCCCGGTCGTCGGGACGCTGTCACCGGAGGCGTACTTCGGCGTCCTCCTCGGTGTCGAGATGGCGGTGGCGCTCGCGACGATGGTGCCGGTCGCCCGCCTCACGCGCCGGGTCGGGCTGAAGCCGGTCGTCGCGCTCGGGTTCGCCGTCTACGCGGTGTTCCCCGCGGCGCTGATCACCGCACCCACCGACCCCGCGGTGTACGCGGCGCTGTTCGCGTTCTCCGGGTTGCGCTTCGCCGGCCTCCCCGCACACAAGGCGTTGATCGTCGGTCCCGCCGAGGCGGACGCCGGCGGGCGGGTCACGGGGACGTACTACCTCGTCAGGAACGTGATCACCATCCCGAGTGCACTCGCGGGCGGGTGGCTCTACGGGCGCGACCCGACGGTGGCGTTCGGCCTCGCGACGGTCGTCGGACTCGTCGGCGTAGTGTACTTCCTCGCGCGCGGCCGCAGGTTCGCAGCGCACGCGGGCGCCGGTGCGGAGTGA
- a CDS encoding CDP-2,3-bis-(O-geranylgeranyl)-sn-glycerol synthase, producing MAGLVGLVAGALWAMLPAYVPNNAAVLAGGGAPIDGGRTWGGRRILGDGKTWRGTAAGTLAGVALAVALNAVNALVADTVGLAAGVLPVFPLTAALGLALGAMLGDIGASFLKRRTGRERGASFPGLDQLDFVVGALLLSLVLATDWTLATFTPARLAVVFVATPVLHVVTNVIAYLIGAKNEPW from the coding sequence ATGGCAGGACTCGTTGGACTCGTCGCGGGGGCGCTGTGGGCGATGCTGCCGGCGTACGTCCCGAACAACGCCGCAGTGCTCGCGGGCGGCGGCGCGCCCATCGACGGCGGGCGGACGTGGGGCGGTCGACGGATCCTCGGCGACGGGAAGACGTGGCGCGGCACCGCCGCCGGCACGCTCGCCGGGGTGGCACTCGCGGTGGCGTTGAACGCGGTGAACGCGCTCGTCGCCGACACGGTCGGCCTCGCGGCGGGCGTGCTCCCCGTGTTCCCGCTCACGGCGGCGTTGGGGCTCGCCCTCGGCGCGATGCTGGGTGACATCGGCGCCTCGTTCCTCAAGCGACGCACCGGGCGCGAGCGAGGCGCGTCGTTCCCGGGGTTGGACCAACTCGACTTCGTCGTCGGCGCGCTGCTGCTCTCGCTCGTGCTGGCGACCGACTGGACGCTGGCGACGTTCACGCCCGCACGACTCGCTGTCGTGTTCGTCGCGACGCCGGTACTCCACGTCGTCACGAACGTGATTGCGTACCTCATCGGCGCGAAGAACGAGCCGTGGTGA
- a CDS encoding phosphoribosyltransferase family protein, whose product MNRAEKAALQLQAVAVLRTLKETRTYDELAEVTGLPAGDLNRYVNGHVLPGAERAQEVVGGIGRETLAAELEARIGFDDEGYVDNSGVVFDQPFLDLVAPVAAEAFAFETPDVVLTAATDGITLGAAMASHFDARLAYAKKSKETAVEEFIESRQRLASGIELTYYLPAGAIDSGESVLVVDDLIRSGETQELLLDIALQADANVAGVFALIAVGDEGIDRAAEITDAPVGALTRFE is encoded by the coding sequence ATGAACCGAGCGGAGAAGGCCGCACTGCAGTTGCAGGCGGTCGCCGTGTTGCGGACGCTGAAAGAGACGCGCACGTACGACGAGTTGGCGGAGGTGACGGGTCTGCCCGCGGGCGACCTGAACCGCTACGTCAACGGCCACGTCCTGCCGGGCGCCGAGCGCGCTCAGGAGGTCGTCGGCGGGATCGGTCGGGAGACGCTCGCCGCCGAGTTGGAGGCGCGCATCGGCTTCGACGACGAGGGGTACGTCGACAACTCCGGCGTCGTGTTCGACCAACCGTTCCTCGACCTCGTGGCGCCGGTGGCGGCAGAGGCGTTCGCGTTCGAGACGCCGGACGTGGTGTTGACGGCGGCGACCGACGGGATCACGCTCGGCGCCGCGATGGCCAGCCACTTCGACGCTCGCCTCGCCTACGCGAAGAAGTCGAAGGAGACCGCCGTCGAGGAGTTCATCGAGTCGCGACAGCGTCTCGCCTCCGGCATCGAGTTGACGTACTACTTGCCCGCGGGGGCCATCGACAGCGGGGAGTCGGTGCTCGTCGTCGACGACCTCATCCGCTCGGGCGAGACGCAGGAACTCCTGCTCGACATCGCGCTCCAGGCGGACGCGAACGTGGCTGGCGTCTTCGCGCTCATCGCCGTCGGCGACGAGGGGATCGACCGCGCGGCGGAGATCACCGACGCGCCGGTCGGCGCGTTGACCCGGTTCGAGTAA